A window of Ignicoccus hospitalis KIN4/I contains these coding sequences:
- a CDS encoding UPF0179 family protein, whose protein sequence is MLPVPKEFKPGDRFVAVGTLPLCEGCMLKERCEEYKRGWIYEVKGKVGLVEHDCKVHGKVVMGEVEEVGIPLILPKRLAIEGATVEYTPSKCTNKKCPHWRDCTAPWGERVKVKVREVLEEVQCPLGLPLVRVIGVPVEVKRRTRRNIKKGKGGHGKRGLAP, encoded by the coding sequence GTGTTACCAGTACCCAAGGAGTTCAAGCCCGGAGACCGCTTCGTGGCTGTGGGAACCTTACCCCTCTGCGAGGGCTGTATGCTCAAGGAGAGGTGCGAGGAGTACAAGCGGGGCTGGATTTACGAGGTGAAGGGCAAGGTAGGACTGGTGGAACACGACTGTAAGGTACACGGAAAGGTGGTCATGGGAGAGGTGGAGGAAGTAGGGATACCCTTGATCTTGCCAAAGAGGTTAGCAATCGAGGGGGCGACTGTCGAGTATACGCCCTCCAAGTGTACTAACAAGAAGTGCCCGCACTGGAGGGACTGCACCGCCCCTTGGGGGGAGAGGGTGAAGGTGAAGGTGAGGGAGGTCCTCGAGGAGGTCCAATGTCCCTTGGGACTCCCGTTGGTAAGGGTGATCGGCGTGCCCGTGGAGGTTAAGAGGAGAACCAGGAGAAACATTAAAAAAGGGAAGGGGGGTCACGGAAAACGGGGGTTGGCCCCGTAG
- a CDS encoding 50S ribosomal protein L18 → MARGPRYKVPRRRRREGKTNYYKRYTMALSRKPRFVVRKSNKYVWVQVIEFAPEGDKVIAAAHSKELEKKYGWKGYGNSLPAVYLTGMLAALRAKKAGIQYAVPDIGLHKPTKGARVFAAIKAANDVGLEVPVGDVVPDESRIRGEHIASYAESLKNENPEEYQRRFAKLLERGLKPEDYPKHFEEVKAKILEDYKVEQPATTG, encoded by the coding sequence TTGGCAAGGGGGCCTAGGTACAAAGTTCCCAGAAGGAGGAGAAGGGAAGGGAAGACCAACTACTACAAGCGTTACACCATGGCGCTCTCGAGGAAGCCCAGGTTCGTGGTGAGGAAGAGCAACAAGTACGTGTGGGTACAAGTGATCGAGTTCGCCCCCGAAGGGGACAAGGTCATAGCCGCTGCGCACTCGAAGGAGCTCGAGAAGAAGTACGGCTGGAAGGGCTACGGCAACTCCTTGCCCGCCGTCTACTTGACCGGCATGTTAGCGGCCTTGCGGGCGAAGAAGGCCGGAATACAATACGCGGTCCCGGACATAGGCTTACACAAGCCCACTAAGGGCGCCAGAGTGTTTGCGGCGATAAAGGCGGCCAACGACGTCGGGCTAGAGGTGCCCGTGGGAGACGTGGTCCCCGACGAGAGCAGGATAAGGGGCGAACACATAGCTTCCTACGCGGAGAGCTTGAAGAACGAGAACCCGGAAGAGTACCAGAGGAGGTTCGCCAAGTTGCTGGAAAGGGGCCTCAAACCGGAGGACTACCCGAAGCACTTCGAAGAAGTGAAGGCAAAGATACTCGAAGACTATAAGGTGGAGCAGCCCGCCACCACGGGGTGA
- the yciH gene encoding stress response translation initiation inhibitor YciH, translating into MGTLDPSVCGGLPPEVCEQLMMDQQELIKIKLEKRKWGREVTIIEGLNLDNERLKKVAKQLKSKLATGGTVKNGRIELQGDHRDRVKKLLEEMGYPPENIVIVG; encoded by the coding sequence ATGGGGACGTTGGACCCCTCGGTGTGCGGAGGTCTCCCTCCGGAGGTCTGTGAACAGCTAATGATGGATCAACAAGAGCTGATAAAGATAAAGCTGGAAAAGAGGAAGTGGGGCAGAGAAGTGACCATAATCGAAGGCCTCAACTTAGACAACGAGAGGTTGAAGAAGGTGGCTAAACAACTCAAGAGCAAGCTGGCCACCGGAGGGACCGTAAAGAACGGGAGGATAGAACTTCAAGGGGACCACAGGGACAGGGTGAAGAAGCTGCTCGAGGAGATGGGATACCCTCCCGAAAACATAGTCATCGTCGGTTAG
- a CDS encoding ABC transporter ATP-binding protein: MAARGVWKGYRVGPQRVEVLRGVDLEAGFGEVVAVVGPSGSGKSTLLHLISTVDYPDRGSIFHLGKKVLKSEEWRAKWRRHNVGVVFQSLQLIPTLTVLENVMLPMELVGMPPHKAKLRAKMLLERLGLGDKLERYPTELSGGEQQRAAVARALANSPKILVADEPASNLDKGNRRLVASIIREFADSGGCAIVSTHEEEIVAVADAVCALEGGRLNCRR; this comes from the coding sequence GTGGCCGCCAGGGGGGTCTGGAAGGGCTATCGGGTCGGCCCTCAGAGGGTGGAGGTCCTCCGGGGGGTCGACCTCGAGGCGGGCTTCGGGGAAGTGGTTGCGGTGGTGGGCCCCTCGGGCTCCGGGAAGAGCACGCTCCTCCACTTGATCTCTACGGTAGACTACCCGGATAGGGGCTCAATATTTCACTTGGGCAAAAAGGTCCTCAAGAGCGAGGAGTGGAGGGCCAAGTGGAGGAGACACAACGTAGGCGTGGTGTTCCAGAGCTTGCAGTTGATACCTACCTTGACCGTTCTCGAGAACGTCATGCTTCCCATGGAGTTGGTCGGGATGCCTCCGCACAAGGCCAAGCTGAGGGCGAAAATGTTGTTAGAGAGGCTAGGGTTAGGCGATAAGCTCGAACGCTACCCGACGGAGCTCTCCGGAGGGGAGCAGCAGAGGGCGGCCGTCGCCAGAGCTTTGGCGAACTCGCCCAAGATACTGGTGGCGGACGAGCCCGCCTCCAACTTGGACAAAGGGAATAGGAGGTTAGTCGCGAGCATAATTAGGGAGTTCGCGGACTCCGGCGGGTGCGCTATAGTTAGCACTCACGAGGAGGAGATAGTCGCCGTCGCCGACGCAGTCTGCGCTTTGGAGGGGGGTAGGTTGAATTGTCGGCGCTGA
- a CDS encoding uL15m family ribosomal protein, whose protein sequence is MVVRRRRKSRKLRGRTRTMGWGRIGQHRRSGARGGFGRAGMHKHFWTWVTAKSPGYFGKYGFHLPPEDRVEIKEINVGELDELARKLNTNVIDLAAMGYNKLLGFGKVKGSYTVIVAFASKKAIQKVKAAGGKVVTPDGEELEVEAAS, encoded by the coding sequence TTGGTGGTAAGGCGTAGGAGGAAGAGCAGGAAGCTGAGGGGAAGGACCAGAACTATGGGCTGGGGCAGGATAGGCCAGCACCGCAGGAGCGGCGCGCGCGGAGGGTTCGGCCGCGCCGGCATGCACAAGCACTTCTGGACGTGGGTCACCGCCAAGAGCCCGGGCTACTTCGGTAAGTACGGCTTCCACTTGCCCCCCGAGGACAGAGTGGAAATTAAGGAAATCAACGTGGGAGAGCTCGACGAACTCGCTAGGAAACTGAACACAAACGTGATAGACTTAGCAGCCATGGGCTACAACAAGCTGTTAGGCTTCGGGAAGGTCAAGGGGAGCTACACTGTAATAGTTGCGTTCGCGAGCAAGAAGGCCATTCAAAAGGTCAAGGCCGCCGGGGGGAAGGTGGTAACCCCCGATGGCGAGGAGCTGGAAGTGGAGGCCGCTTCTTAG
- a CDS encoding RNA polymerase Rbp10, which yields MDASPVKDVLYKCAACGYVASKDELERLMMGVRCPRCGYKILYKIRTSGRTYFKAV from the coding sequence GTGGACGCCTCGCCGGTCAAAGACGTGTTATATAAGTGCGCCGCGTGCGGGTACGTGGCCAGCAAAGACGAGCTGGAGAGGCTGATGATGGGCGTCCGATGCCCGAGGTGCGGGTACAAAATATTGTACAAGATACGCACTAGCGGTAGGACCTACTTCAAGGCGGTATAA
- a CDS encoding 50S ribosomal protein L30, whose translation MSKKLYLIIRIKGEPDAHPDVRKTLENLRLLRRYAAVVYPADLPGLEGMLRKAQAWITWGEIRKDVLAKLLEVRGRAPGDKKLTPEYIKEKFGVNSFEELAEKIINGEVVLHKQEAIKPFFRLHPPRGGFKKSIKKPYRSGGEAGYRGEAINELVLRML comes from the coding sequence ATGAGCAAGAAGTTGTACCTAATTATTAGGATAAAGGGAGAGCCTGACGCGCACCCGGACGTGAGGAAGACTCTGGAGAACTTGAGGCTGTTGAGGAGGTATGCGGCCGTGGTCTACCCGGCGGACTTGCCGGGCCTCGAAGGCATGCTGAGGAAGGCACAAGCGTGGATAACTTGGGGCGAGATAAGGAAGGACGTGCTGGCGAAGCTCTTGGAGGTTAGGGGGAGGGCGCCAGGCGACAAGAAGCTCACCCCAGAGTACATAAAGGAGAAGTTCGGGGTGAACAGCTTCGAAGAGCTCGCGGAGAAGATAATTAACGGCGAGGTGGTGCTTCACAAGCAGGAGGCGATCAAGCCCTTCTTCAGGCTACACCCGCCCAGGGGCGGCTTCAAGAAGAGCATCAAGAAGCCTTACCGCTCCGGAGGGGAGGCCGGCTACCGCGGGGAGGCCATAAACGAACTGGTTTTGAGGATGCTCTGA
- a CDS encoding 50S ribosomal protein L19e produces MRPDKVARLAAEILGVGESRIWIDPTRLADVSEAVSKEDVRRLIEEGAIKVEPKRRNSRARWKVRHEQRKKGRRRGYGKRKGKASARQDPKEAWMNRIRKIRRFLRYLRDHEVIDRRTYRELYMKAKGGMFDSLSNLKTYLRERYGIEVK; encoded by the coding sequence GTGAGGCCAGACAAGGTCGCGAGGTTAGCGGCAGAGATCCTCGGCGTCGGGGAGAGTAGGATCTGGATAGACCCCACAAGGCTGGCCGACGTCTCCGAGGCCGTCTCCAAGGAGGACGTAAGGCGCCTAATAGAGGAAGGAGCAATCAAGGTCGAGCCCAAGAGGCGTAACAGCAGGGCAAGGTGGAAGGTACGCCACGAGCAGAGGAAGAAGGGGAGGAGGAGGGGTTACGGCAAGAGGAAGGGCAAGGCCAGCGCCCGTCAGGACCCCAAGGAAGCTTGGATGAACAGGATAAGGAAGATAAGGAGGTTCTTGAGGTACTTGAGGGACCACGAGGTAATAGACAGGAGGACTTACAGAGAGCTATACATGAAGGCTAAAGGTGGCATGTTCGATAGCTTAAGTAACTTAAAGACCTACTTGAGGGAGAGGTACGGCATAGAGGTGAAGTGA
- a CDS encoding ABC transporter permease — MSALKVGIKTARKKAVETLVISLMVAFSLSMYVTSQVLKDTLLPLFSNYLTMSYGDIVVLGYIPYYVDEIMKNLSWVKDFTGYAVVPSYGECCNSTVPLLLGYSEAAYRNDTLLGGFKAPNLRQGEAVLLKGSAEFVKPGMVLRVYPVVTLNPVEPFVEKVVGYAEGGLPLPAGPVLFLNEEDGERLKREFGGYTVYSVVTDDPDGAKKVKEVIKDVGGFVALVFDSKRDLLFYPGEDVILESSNVLEVMSEISWAVVTIVLLIVSVIYIERNVREVATLRSIGASLKDMTLYLSGVWGSRVFLGTLLALLFGTAVAISSVNVALSHPRLEPLKAFVTLTVSPKTVLAVFAMSALTTVLTILTSIIAISKMNLVEALRFYGLKVRLSMESSLPFRVMIAVSENKAATWRFLAAVVLLSLTLSLITIPTLIKEGLTKVEVPKYYDVAVTFLKIPKISPPVGYVLPQLEGLKGYSSMSVWVESLYGSVNFKVKIVKDGEEVPVYGKACLQALKGSCWDLAPRLVAGKYPGRGEIAVSDLLAHEMGLKVGDIVKVEVESKGVKRAFEVKVSGIFSYPMFPPTVILPKAYLPAREYSVMVIYVSGSPELEIAKEVHATFVSNAYAATSLTWTEFERELRDNLRQVALSTSLTTLLGTSIVVLALATFSFSDVVLKSRFLALLKSLGLTSKEYLTVSLTKWGLVAAAALIPSLLVEETVGAYVAGRLSEVYLIPHEADWRLEALLLLASVVGMAALAAQWYRRVEVVEEIKLES, encoded by the coding sequence TTGTCGGCGCTGAAGGTAGGTATCAAAACTGCGAGGAAGAAAGCCGTTGAGACCTTAGTTATATCGTTAATGGTTGCGTTCTCATTAAGTATGTACGTAACCTCCCAAGTCTTAAAGGACACCCTCCTCCCTCTGTTCTCTAACTACCTCACGATGAGTTATGGGGACATAGTGGTCCTCGGCTACATACCCTACTACGTGGACGAAATCATGAAAAACCTCAGCTGGGTCAAGGACTTCACCGGCTACGCAGTGGTCCCTTCTTACGGGGAGTGTTGTAACTCGACGGTCCCCCTGTTGTTGGGCTATTCCGAGGCCGCGTACCGGAACGACACCTTGCTCGGGGGGTTCAAGGCCCCCAACTTGCGCCAAGGAGAAGCAGTCTTGTTAAAGGGGAGCGCGGAGTTCGTCAAGCCCGGGATGGTGTTAAGGGTCTATCCCGTTGTCACGCTGAACCCCGTGGAACCGTTCGTAGAGAAGGTAGTGGGTTATGCGGAGGGCGGACTCCCCTTGCCGGCGGGTCCGGTGCTCTTCTTGAACGAGGAGGACGGCGAGAGGCTCAAGAGGGAGTTCGGAGGCTACACGGTCTACAGCGTTGTTACCGACGACCCCGACGGGGCTAAGAAGGTTAAAGAAGTAATAAAGGATGTCGGAGGCTTCGTCGCGCTTGTGTTCGACTCGAAGAGGGACTTGCTGTTCTACCCCGGAGAGGACGTGATATTAGAGAGCTCGAACGTCTTAGAAGTTATGTCAGAGATATCTTGGGCCGTCGTAACGATAGTTTTGTTGATAGTTAGCGTGATATACATCGAGAGGAACGTCAGAGAGGTAGCTACGCTAAGGTCGATAGGCGCCTCGCTAAAGGACATGACGCTGTACTTGAGCGGCGTGTGGGGCTCCAGAGTGTTCCTAGGGACCCTCCTCGCGCTGCTCTTCGGAACTGCTGTGGCGATAAGCTCAGTGAACGTCGCCCTGTCCCACCCCAGGCTGGAACCCCTCAAGGCCTTCGTTACCCTTACCGTGAGTCCCAAGACTGTCTTGGCGGTGTTTGCCATGTCCGCCTTAACTACTGTATTAACAATCTTGACGTCTATAATAGCAATAAGTAAGATGAACCTCGTGGAGGCGCTGAGGTTCTACGGATTGAAGGTCAGGTTAAGCATGGAGAGCTCTTTGCCTTTCCGAGTCATGATAGCGGTCTCAGAGAACAAGGCGGCGACGTGGAGGTTCCTTGCGGCGGTGGTTCTATTGTCACTAACCTTGAGCCTTATCACCATCCCAACTCTCATCAAGGAAGGCCTTACAAAGGTTGAAGTCCCAAAGTACTACGACGTGGCGGTGACCTTCCTAAAAATACCTAAGATAAGTCCCCCCGTAGGGTACGTGCTCCCGCAGCTCGAGGGGTTGAAGGGCTACAGCTCGATGAGCGTTTGGGTGGAGAGCCTCTACGGCTCGGTCAACTTCAAGGTTAAAATAGTGAAGGACGGCGAGGAGGTCCCCGTCTACGGCAAGGCTTGCCTTCAAGCCCTCAAGGGGAGCTGTTGGGACCTCGCCCCCCGCTTGGTGGCCGGCAAGTACCCCGGCCGAGGGGAAATAGCTGTGAGCGACCTCTTGGCCCACGAGATGGGGCTGAAGGTGGGAGACATAGTCAAAGTAGAGGTGGAGAGCAAGGGGGTTAAGAGGGCCTTTGAGGTCAAGGTAAGCGGGATCTTCTCCTACCCGATGTTCCCGCCTACCGTGATACTCCCTAAGGCCTACCTCCCCGCGAGGGAGTACAGCGTCATGGTGATTTACGTCTCCGGATCCCCGGAGCTGGAGATAGCCAAGGAGGTCCACGCCACGTTCGTCTCAAACGCCTACGCGGCGACCTCCCTAACTTGGACGGAGTTCGAGAGGGAGCTGAGGGACAACTTGAGGCAAGTGGCCCTCTCAACTTCCCTAACTACCTTGTTGGGGACCTCAATAGTAGTACTCGCCCTAGCGACCTTCAGCTTCAGCGACGTCGTGCTGAAGAGTAGGTTCTTAGCGCTCTTGAAGTCCCTGGGCCTAACCAGCAAGGAGTACCTTACCGTATCCTTGACGAAGTGGGGGCTCGTGGCGGCGGCGGCCCTAATCCCCTCACTCTTGGTCGAAGAGACGGTGGGCGCTTACGTGGCCGGGAGGCTCTCCGAGGTCTACTTGATCCCCCACGAAGCCGACTGGAGGCTAGAGGCGCTGCTGCTCCTCGCGTCCGTGGTGGGCATGGCCGCGCTCGCCGCGCAGTGGTATAGGAGGGTCGAGGTGGTCGAAGAAATAAAACTGGAGTCGTGA
- a CDS encoding phosphoglycolate phosphatase: protein MDLSAIKVIAADVDGTLTEGVSFLLDIDAIKALRDLERHGLKVILVSGNSRPVTLTLKRYLGTSAPVVFENGCGYGDFTWEETVPDKSSCLVAREAADTLLKVLSVKGWRPSWQNPWRKCDFAINAPEGKTSEEDAKKAYKILEELGYLKQGLAVLVSRHAVHIMPKDCGKGKGVKRVVEKMGYDMSEVLAVGDAENDLEMIKMAGVGVAVADAQEVLKREADIVAPEPAGKGFAWIAKKVLEAKRSS, encoded by the coding sequence GTGGACTTGTCAGCAATAAAGGTAATAGCAGCGGACGTGGACGGGACCTTAACCGAGGGCGTCTCGTTCTTACTCGATATAGACGCAATAAAGGCGTTGAGGGACTTAGAGAGGCACGGGCTGAAAGTGATCTTGGTCTCGGGAAACAGCAGGCCAGTAACCTTAACCTTGAAGAGGTACTTGGGGACCAGCGCTCCGGTAGTGTTCGAGAACGGCTGTGGTTACGGGGACTTCACGTGGGAAGAGACGGTTCCCGACAAGTCCTCTTGCCTCGTGGCGAGGGAAGCGGCAGACACGCTCTTGAAGGTTCTCTCCGTCAAGGGTTGGAGGCCCTCGTGGCAGAACCCCTGGAGGAAGTGCGACTTCGCGATCAACGCTCCCGAAGGGAAGACCTCCGAAGAGGACGCCAAGAAGGCTTACAAAATATTGGAAGAGCTGGGTTACTTGAAACAAGGGCTCGCGGTCTTGGTGAGCAGACACGCCGTCCACATAATGCCCAAGGACTGTGGCAAGGGTAAAGGAGTCAAGAGGGTAGTGGAGAAGATGGGTTACGACATGAGCGAAGTGTTGGCAGTTGGCGACGCAGAGAACGATCTAGAGATGATAAAGATGGCCGGCGTGGGCGTGGCGGTCGCGGACGCCCAAGAGGTGCTCAAGAGGGAAGCCGACATAGTGGCCCCGGAGCCCGCGGGCAAGGGCTTCGCTTGGATAGCGAAGAAGGTGTTGGAGGCGAAGCGCTCGTCCTAA
- a CDS encoding 30S ribosomal protein S5 yields MAVTVSAEEWVPRTRVGRMVKEGKITSIYELFEKNLPILEPEIVDYLVPDLKHEVLDVSLVQKVTDAGRVTRLRVLVVIGNEDGLVGLGMGKAKQMRFAIQKALANAKLNITPVRRGCGSWECTCGEPHSVPFTVRGKSGSVEVILKPAPRGTGLVAGDVAKAVLRYAGIKDVWTHTEGETRTTHNFAKATFNALKQTYKFLAPWDWVQQQ; encoded by the coding sequence GTGGCGGTGACCGTTTCCGCGGAGGAGTGGGTCCCGAGGACCAGAGTAGGGAGGATGGTTAAGGAAGGCAAGATAACTAGCATATACGAGCTCTTCGAGAAGAACTTGCCGATATTGGAGCCGGAGATAGTAGATTATCTGGTTCCGGACTTGAAGCACGAAGTATTGGACGTCAGCTTGGTTCAGAAGGTGACCGACGCCGGAAGGGTCACTAGGCTTAGGGTGCTGGTCGTAATAGGCAACGAGGACGGCCTGGTCGGCCTCGGCATGGGCAAGGCAAAGCAGATGAGGTTCGCGATACAGAAGGCGCTCGCGAACGCCAAGCTCAACATAACTCCGGTCAGGAGGGGGTGCGGCAGCTGGGAGTGCACATGCGGGGAGCCCCACAGCGTGCCCTTCACCGTAAGGGGCAAGAGCGGCAGCGTCGAGGTGATCCTCAAGCCCGCGCCGAGAGGCACCGGGCTGGTGGCGGGTGACGTCGCGAAGGCCGTCCTTCGGTACGCGGGGATCAAGGACGTCTGGACGCACACGGAAGGAGAAACTAGGACTACCCACAACTTCGCCAAGGCTACCTTCAACGCGCTGAAGCAGACTTACAAGTTCCTCGCCCCGTGGGACTGGGTACAACAGCAGTGA
- a CDS encoding 50S ribosomal protein L6 yields MAKAVWVHALVDVPEGVEVEVEGSKVKVRGPKGELERDFSHAKGIRIRVVEEEGKKQVLVETFFANRKRKALVNTVAAHIKNMITGVTKGWRYKMKIVFSHFPISVKVVGDRVEIHNFIGEKAPRVAKVLPGVTVKVQGRDVIIEGTDIEKVAQTAANIEQATKITEFDRRVFMDGIYIYAREVMS; encoded by the coding sequence ATGGCAAAGGCCGTCTGGGTGCACGCGCTCGTGGACGTGCCTGAGGGCGTGGAAGTGGAGGTCGAGGGCAGCAAGGTCAAGGTAAGGGGCCCCAAGGGCGAGTTGGAGAGGGACTTCTCCCACGCCAAGGGAATAAGGATAAGGGTCGTTGAGGAAGAAGGTAAGAAGCAAGTCCTCGTAGAGACGTTCTTCGCCAACCGGAAGAGGAAGGCGTTGGTGAACACCGTAGCGGCCCATATAAAGAACATGATTACCGGCGTCACTAAGGGATGGCGTTACAAGATGAAGATAGTGTTCTCTCACTTCCCCATAAGCGTCAAGGTGGTCGGGGACAGAGTTGAAATACACAACTTCATCGGTGAGAAGGCCCCCAGAGTGGCCAAGGTCCTCCCCGGAGTCACCGTCAAGGTCCAAGGTAGGGACGTGATAATAGAAGGGACCGACATAGAGAAGGTAGCTCAGACTGCCGCCAACATAGAGCAAGCTACTAAAATAACCGAGTTTGACCGCAGGGTGTTCATGGACGGTATCTACATATACGCCAGGGAGGTGATGTCGTAA
- a CDS encoding DUF6884 domain-containing protein, with amino-acid sequence MDSEEGVGGEALVLTYCTKRKRGSPGRASEVYAGPVRNLFVLAERLGARCFVLSAKYALIECDARVEPYELYLGELGPEERERLKRRVGERCDELRGPWYLAVVNLSGRYSEVFPCRVEARYAVVIGKVDVVSAEKALRLVPKTIGQRNSALKALGRARSLEDVIRLIEEGTFH; translated from the coding sequence TTGGATAGCGAAGAAGGTGTTGGAGGCGAAGCGCTCGTCCTAACTTACTGTACGAAGAGGAAGAGGGGGAGCCCCGGGAGGGCCTCCGAGGTCTACGCGGGGCCCGTAAGGAACTTGTTTGTTTTGGCCGAAAGGTTGGGCGCGCGGTGCTTCGTGCTCAGCGCCAAGTATGCCCTAATAGAGTGCGACGCCCGTGTAGAGCCCTACGAGCTCTACCTAGGGGAGCTGGGTCCCGAGGAGAGGGAGCGGCTAAAGAGAAGGGTAGGAGAGAGGTGCGACGAGCTCCGAGGTCCTTGGTACTTGGCGGTGGTCAACTTGAGCGGGCGGTACTCCGAGGTCTTCCCGTGCCGCGTGGAGGCGCGCTACGCTGTAGTAATAGGGAAAGTTGACGTGGTCTCGGCCGAGAAGGCCCTCAGGTTGGTGCCCAAAACTATAGGCCAGCGCAACTCGGCCTTGAAGGCCTTGGGGAGGGCGAGGAGCCTTGAGGACGTTATTCGACTTATTGAGGAGGGAACTTTCCACTGA
- a CDS encoding phosphatase PAP2 family protein, with translation MARSWKWRPLLSSFLLVSLAPFSTSVPCFKLPGLESVAFWISTTMNFFPFLLYTAILAYVRKDYKIVLEGLALNAFVLVLKYSFHTPRPEGSGHLTPGYPSGHTARAFWLALELEGVWRYPMLTYAALVAWSRVQLCAHYPLDVVGGALSALAFRDLWEVLLERVGALRGQRA, from the coding sequence ATGGCGAGGAGCTGGAAGTGGAGGCCGCTTCTTAGCTCTTTCTTATTGGTATCCTTGGCGCCCTTCTCGACGTCCGTGCCTTGCTTCAAGCTACCCGGCCTTGAGAGCGTGGCCTTCTGGATAAGCACTACTATGAACTTCTTCCCGTTCCTCCTCTACACGGCTATACTAGCCTACGTTAGGAAAGACTACAAAATAGTGCTAGAGGGGCTCGCCCTGAACGCGTTCGTGCTCGTCCTCAAGTACTCGTTCCACACCCCCAGGCCGGAGGGCTCTGGCCACCTAACCCCGGGCTACCCCTCCGGCCACACGGCGAGGGCCTTCTGGCTGGCGCTCGAGCTCGAAGGGGTCTGGAGGTACCCTATGTTAACCTACGCGGCTCTGGTCGCGTGGTCGCGCGTTCAGCTCTGCGCGCACTACCCGCTGGACGTAGTGGGAGGAGCGTTGAGCGCTTTGGCCTTCCGCGACTTATGGGAGGTTCTGCTGGAGAGGGTAGGAGCCTTGAGGGGGCAGCGCGCTTAG
- a CDS encoding 50S ribosomal protein L32e — protein sequence MSNELREALNKRAQVLKEIRKKRKAMKKAVELRNDLPEFIRYHWWRYFRLERGYKWRKPKGNDNKSRLQLKGYPPIVKVGYRTPKEVRGLHPSGLEPVIVHNVKELEKVDKEKHIVYIASSVGKKKRAEIIRRAQELGVRVANGGVEA from the coding sequence ATGTCCAATGAGCTGAGAGAAGCCCTCAACAAGAGGGCTCAAGTTCTGAAGGAGATAAGGAAGAAAAGGAAGGCTATGAAGAAGGCAGTAGAGCTTAGAAACGACTTGCCGGAGTTCATCCGATACCACTGGTGGAGGTACTTCCGGCTGGAGAGGGGCTACAAGTGGAGGAAGCCCAAGGGCAACGACAACAAGTCCCGGTTGCAGCTCAAGGGCTATCCTCCAATAGTCAAGGTAGGGTACCGCACCCCGAAGGAGGTTAGGGGGCTCCACCCCAGCGGCCTGGAGCCGGTCATAGTTCACAACGTGAAGGAGCTTGAGAAGGTCGACAAGGAGAAACACATAGTTTACATAGCTTCATCCGTAGGGAAGAAGAAGAGGGCCGAAATAATTAGGAGGGCTCAAGAACTGGGCGTCCGCGTGGCCAACGGGGGTGTAGAGGCGTGA